Proteins from one Rhinolophus ferrumequinum isolate MPI-CBG mRhiFer1 chromosome 15 unlocalized genomic scaffold, mRhiFer1_v1.p scaffold_54_arrow_ctg1_1, whole genome shotgun sequence genomic window:
- the LOC117019879 gene encoding uncharacterized protein LOC117019879 encodes MAETLWDTHALLASATPRGGRPHNQLPSRRALPMAWGSGAWSTCSPVWATTLRHGALGLHGDRSRRRPISLSTSAGTVVARRSAFGRGQQTEVKAQRRSVHRGPRAEVTVRRKSGLRGGQDEEGIKSGKGQDRESAGNRRQYNRGRAAKTAPRSDVRDGGGGPPPGLVNSPIQSLKTPRGAGVVGRFSHRCCGGIFTGTEPPSLSHVDGDSWSGDCFLQSPLEQRIKAVFSPLGRTPVSTYGLARDHLAILQRACVWRTSPSLD; translated from the exons ATGGCTGAGACCCTCTGGGACACCCACGCTCTGCTGGCCTCAGCCACCCCCAGAG GAGGCCGGCCCCACAACCAGCTGCCCTCCCGCAGGGCCCTGCCCATGGCCTGGGGCTCA GGCGCCTGGTCCACCTGCAGCCCTGTCTGGGCCACAACCCTCCGGCACGGAGCGCTTGGGCTCCACGGTGACCGGAGTAGGCGCAGGCCCATCTCGTTAAGCACCTCAGCAGGCACGGTCGTAGCGCGGAGGTCAGCATTTGGAAGAGGTCAGCAAACGGAGGTCAAGGCGCAGAGGAGGTCGGTGCACAGAGGTCCGAGGGCGGAAGTCACGGTGCGCAGGAAATCAGGGCTCCGAGGAGGTCAGGACGAGGAGGGGATCAAGAGCGGTAAAGGTCAAGACCGGGAG TCTGCGGGTAACAGGAGGCAGTACAACCGAGGCAGGGCCGCGAAGACAGCGCCACGCTCGGACGTCAGAGACGGGGGTGGAGGTCCTCCTCCCGGCCTAGTGAATTCACCGATACAGTCCCTGAAAACACCACGTGGAGCCGGTGTAGTTGGTCGCTTCAGCCATCGATGCTGTGGTGGCATCTTCACTGGGACAGAGCCACCCAGCCTCAGCCACGTGGACGGTGACTCCTGGTCTGGCGACTGTTTTCTCCAATCCCCCTTAGAACAGAGGATCAAAGCAGTTTTCAGTCCCCTGGGAAGGACACCAGTGAGCACCTACGGTCTTGCCCGGGATCACCTAGCCATCCTGCAGAGGGCCTGCGTGTGGAGGACGTCACCATCGTTGGACTGA
- the LOC117019704 gene encoding LOW QUALITY PROTEIN: mastin-like (The sequence of the model RefSeq protein was modified relative to this genomic sequence to represent the inferred CDS: inserted 2 bases in 1 codon; substituted 1 base at 1 genomic stop codon), giving the protein MPTTLNPDPGSGRERVGIVGGCDVSASKYPWQVSLRFYNIKHHLWQHECGGSLIHPQWVLTAAHCVEPEDLEPCGFRVQVGQLRXYDHDQLHEVAQIIRHPKFNYSLFAEGGSDIALLKLEAPVSLSEHVSPVTLPSAALXVHPGTMCWVTSWGDVTDNSLLPPPYQMQEVAVPSEGNGVCNGQFQNFSSNDNDPAIKDEVLCARSEGRNFCRGDSGGPLVCSWNCTWVQVGVVSWGRPCGCDEFPGVYAGVTSYVPWIRQYVPVFSRP; this is encoded by the exons ATGCCCACGACCCTGAACCCGG ACCCTGGCTCAGGACGTGAGCGCGTGGGCATCGTGGGTGGGTGCGATGTCTCAGCCAGCAAGTATCCATGGCAGGTCAGCCTGAGGTTCTACAATATAAAGCATCACCTGTGGCAGCACGAATGTGGGGGCTCCCTCATCCACCCCCAGTGGGTGCTGACCGCTGCTCACTGTGTGGAACC ggaggacttggagccctgtGGCTTCAGGGTACAAGTCGGGCAGCTGAG CTATGACCACGACCAGCTGCACGAGGTGGCTCAGATCATCCGCCACCCCAAGTTCAACTACAGCCTGTTTGCTGAGGGGGGCTCGGACATCGCGCTGCTGAAACTGGAGGCCCCTGTGTCGCTCTCGGAGCACGTCAGCCCTGTCACCCTCCCGTCTGCTGCACTTTGAGTTCACCCGGGGACAATGTGCTGGGTCACCAGCTGGGGTGACGTTACAGACAATT cGCTGTTGCCCCCGCCCTACCAGATGCAGGAGGTGGCTGTCCCCAGTGAGGGGAATGGGGTCTGTAACGGGCAGTTCCAGAACTTCTCTTCAAATGACAATGACCCAGCCATCAAGGATGAGGTGCTATGTGCCAGGAGCGAGGGCAGGAACTTCTGCAGG GGTGACTCTGGGGGCCCCCTGGTGTGCAGCTGGAATTGCACCTGGGTCCAGGTAGGGGTCGTGAGCTGGGGCCGGCCGTGTGGTTGTGATGAGTTCCCTGGGGTGTATGCCGGAGTGACGAGCTATGTCCCCTGGATCCGGCAGTACGTCCCTGTGTTCTCCAGACCCTAG